In the uncultured Methanobacterium sp. genome, one interval contains:
- the cdhB gene encoding CO dehydrogenase/acetyl-CoA synthase complex subunit epsilon, with product MANERVIPWQPTVIAGPKQALLVTPETAELMIKKAKRPLLVLGPLVKEEPLLSLSVGIAEKWNLPVVTTADAYKAFKEKGLDPTSYGIVEIVNLLKDPEWTGVNGEGQHDLVIFAGCIYYIASQGLSTLKHFAPHLKTLTICKFFHSNADASFPNMKDEEWFKYLEKMGKMS from the coding sequence ATGGCTAATGAAAGAGTTATACCCTGGCAACCCACAGTAATTGCCGGACCAAAACAAGCATTACTGGTAACACCAGAAACTGCAGAGCTCATGATCAAAAAGGCAAAAAGACCATTACTTGTCCTGGGGCCATTAGTGAAGGAGGAACCCCTCCTTTCATTGTCAGTAGGAATAGCAGAGAAATGGAACTTGCCAGTAGTCACCACTGCAGATGCATACAAAGCTTTCAAAGAAAAAGGACTTGATCCAACATCGTATGGAATTGTGGAAATTGTTAACCTCTTAAAGGACCCTGAATGGACTGGTGTAAATGGTGAAGGGCAGCATGACCTGGTAATTTTTGCAGGATGCATATATTATATAGCTTCACAGGGACTTTCAACTCTTAAACATTTTGCACCACACCTGAAAACCCTCACAATTTGCAAATTTTTCCATTCCAACGCAGATGCATCATTCCCTAACATGAAAGACGAGGAATGGTTTAAATATCTTGAAAAGATGGGTAAAATGAGTTAA
- the cdhC gene encoding CO dehydrogenase/CO-methylating acetyl-CoA synthase complex subunit beta produces the protein MFEDIPVDVSPMYEGERIRAANMFVELAGPKSMGAELVQVEENVEDGKIEVIGPELDAMQEGDVHPLGVLIEIQGEHLEKELEGVIERRTHELCNYVKGFMHLNQRDAIWCRVSKEAVEAGFKLEHLAKTLAILFKEEFPLIESIAVTIMTEDVKVEEFVSKAKEQYQTRDARARELSDEDVDVFYGCVMCQSFAPTHVCVVTPDRTALCGAINWFDCRAAAKMDPDGPIFEIEKGEVLDNVKGEYGNVNEIMVERSQGTVERVYLHSVFEYPHTSCGCFEAVAFYIPELDGIGIVDRDFRGETPLGIPFSAMAGQCSGGKQVEGFTGLSLEYMRSPKFLQADGGYERIIWLPKEIKDSVKEYIPEDMWDKIPTEEDASSLKEIRSFLKDKGHPIMERLKTASSEAPPEEEDVSVKEQPIVMEERQMEGETMAPIAYAPELTLPSSSSGVKIVLKNAKIYAEKVIIKKNDKP, from the coding sequence ATGTTTGAAGATATACCTGTTGATGTAAGCCCCATGTATGAGGGGGAACGTATCAGAGCAGCCAACATGTTCGTGGAACTGGCAGGGCCCAAATCCATGGGGGCAGAACTGGTGCAAGTTGAAGAAAACGTTGAAGATGGCAAAATAGAGGTTATTGGGCCTGAACTGGATGCCATGCAGGAAGGGGATGTCCATCCTTTAGGGGTCCTGATTGAAATCCAGGGAGAGCACTTGGAAAAAGAGCTGGAAGGTGTAATAGAACGACGAACACACGAACTCTGCAACTACGTCAAGGGATTCATGCACCTCAACCAGAGGGATGCCATATGGTGTAGGGTAAGTAAAGAAGCTGTTGAAGCAGGCTTCAAACTGGAACACCTGGCTAAAACACTGGCCATACTTTTCAAAGAGGAATTTCCCCTAATTGAATCAATAGCAGTTACCATTATGACCGAAGATGTAAAGGTAGAGGAATTCGTTTCCAAAGCCAAGGAACAATATCAAACCAGGGATGCCCGAGCCCGTGAACTTTCTGATGAAGATGTTGATGTGTTCTACGGTTGTGTGATGTGCCAGTCCTTTGCCCCCACCCACGTCTGTGTGGTAACTCCTGACCGAACTGCTCTCTGTGGTGCAATAAACTGGTTTGACTGTCGTGCTGCAGCTAAAATGGATCCTGATGGTCCTATTTTTGAAATTGAAAAGGGTGAAGTCCTGGACAATGTTAAAGGTGAATACGGCAATGTCAATGAGATAATGGTGGAACGTTCCCAGGGTACAGTTGAAAGAGTTTACCTCCATAGCGTATTTGAATATCCTCACACGTCATGTGGCTGCTTTGAGGCAGTTGCATTCTACATTCCGGAACTGGATGGAATAGGGATCGTTGACCGGGATTTCAGAGGAGAAACACCTTTGGGGATACCATTCTCAGCAATGGCCGGGCAGTGCTCTGGTGGAAAGCAAGTGGAAGGATTCACCGGGCTCAGTTTGGAATACATGCGTTCACCCAAGTTCCTACAGGCAGATGGGGGTTATGAACGAATCATCTGGCTGCCAAAGGAGATTAAAGACTCTGTGAAGGAGTACATTCCAGAAGATATGTGGGATAAAATACCCACTGAGGAAGATGCTTCCAGTCTTAAAGAAATACGCAGCTTCTTAAAAGATAAAGGTCATCCTATCATGGAAAGACTAAAGACTGCTTCTTCAGAAGCTCCTCCAGAGGAAGAGGATGTGTCTGTCAAAGAGCAGCCTATTGTAATGGAGGAAAGACAAATGGAAGGGGAAACAATGGCTCCAATAGCCTACGCACCAGAATTAACTCTACCATCATCATCCAGTGGAGTCAAAATAGTTCTTAAAAATGCCAAAATATATGCAGAAAAGGTGATAATCAAGAAAAATGATAAGCCCTAA